The Thermocrinis ruber genome has a window encoding:
- a CDS encoding DeoR family transcriptional regulator, which yields MNRKEQILELIAKGYNSVKTLAEHFGVSLMTIYRDVRELEREGKIIRRHGELLLKKEEEKQVQEIGVCAYCGKLSDKRLEFVYRLTGKTVYACCAHCGLLLFKELQGNEVQSCMTRDFISGNPINCFSAWYVVDSSAVPCCSPSAIAFGNKEDAEKFAKGFGGKVFDFESAVQVVEELMKRGQKVVFEVR from the coding sequence ATGAACAGGAAGGAACAGATACTTGAACTGATAGCAAAGGGATACAACAGTGTTAAAACCCTCGCGGAACACTTTGGCGTCTCCCTCATGACCATATACAGGGATGTTAGGGAGTTGGAGAGGGAAGGAAAGATCATAAGAAGACACGGGGAGCTTCTTTTGAAAAAGGAGGAAGAAAAGCAGGTTCAAGAGATAGGTGTATGTGCTTACTGTGGGAAACTATCCGACAAACGGTTGGAGTTTGTGTATAGGCTTACGGGTAAAACAGTTTACGCCTGCTGTGCCCACTGTGGGCTTCTTCTCTTTAAGGAACTTCAGGGCAATGAAGTCCAATCTTGCATGACCCGAGACTTTATATCGGGCAATCCAATTAACTGCTTTTCCGCTTGGTATGTGGTAGATTCTTCGGCGGTGCCCTGCTGTAGTCCCTCCGCCATAGCCTTTGGCAATAAAGAAGACGCGGAGAAGTTTGCAAAAGGCTTTGGAGGAAAGGTCTTTGATTTTGAGTCTGCAGTACAGGTAGTGGAGGAGCTTATGAAAAGAGGACAAAAAGTGGTATTTGAGGTAAGGTAA
- a CDS encoding SIR2 family NAD-dependent protein deacylase, which produces MNLVVLTGAGVSAESGIPTFRGKEGLWKNFKPEELATPEAFRKNPKLVWEWYDWRRQLISKAQPNKAHKLLAQIDAVIITQNVDGLHQRAGAKKVIELHGNIWRVRCTSCGKEYENYEVPLREIPPKCKFCNGLLRPAVVWFGESLPMDALEEAERLAKSCEVFLVVGTSGVVYPAGLLPFVAKQHGAKVVEINPESTPISEIADIVIREKATVGVEKFIQTMLNL; this is translated from the coding sequence ATGAATTTGGTGGTTTTAACGGGGGCGGGTGTGTCTGCGGAGAGCGGTATTCCCACCTTTAGGGGTAAGGAAGGGCTCTGGAAGAACTTCAAGCCCGAAGAGTTGGCAACGCCTGAGGCTTTTAGAAAAAATCCCAAACTGGTTTGGGAATGGTATGATTGGAGAAGACAGCTTATAAGCAAAGCACAGCCCAACAAGGCTCACAAGCTGTTGGCACAGATAGATGCTGTAATAATTACTCAAAATGTGGATGGCTTACACCAAAGGGCGGGCGCAAAGAAGGTCATAGAGCTTCATGGGAACATATGGAGGGTTCGATGCACAAGCTGTGGAAAGGAGTATGAGAATTACGAGGTACCCTTAAGGGAGATACCTCCAAAGTGTAAATTTTGCAATGGGCTTTTAAGGCCAGCGGTAGTTTGGTTTGGAGAGAGCTTGCCAATGGATGCTCTGGAAGAGGCTGAGCGTTTGGCAAAGTCCTGCGAAGTATTTTTGGTGGTAGGAACCTCGGGAGTTGTCTATCCGGCGGGACTTCTTCCCTTTGTGGCAAAACAGCATGGTGCCAAGGTGGTAGAAATAAACCCAGAGAGCACTCCCATATCCGAGATAGCGGACATAGTTATAAGGGAAAAGGCAACGGTGGGAGTTGAAAAGTTTATACAGACCATGTTAAATTTATAG
- the phnD gene encoding phosphate/phosphite/phosphonate ABC transporter substrate-binding protein, with amino-acid sequence MIVLFALLLSVLLAFGRDIKVGFTAVITREDVKTIKDFLDYLSRKTGFSFSPVFARSYDEMDFYLFNGKVDLAYICGAPYVEGHKKYGYYLVAVPLTSDGPYYYSYVITKKDRSYRSILDFEGKPYAFSDPKSNSGSVAPTYFLLKNGYSPTEFFKPLIYTYSHYESIMAVYKGFVEGASVDSIVYEHTSLVAPYITNKLKVIQKFGPFPATPIVASKRLDPNIVKVVKRTLLEMHQDEEGRKILKNMGILGFTYLEPKHYETIAHMISYIKKIR; translated from the coding sequence ATGATCGTCCTTTTTGCACTCTTGCTGAGTGTTCTTTTAGCCTTTGGTAGGGATATAAAGGTAGGATTTACCGCGGTCATCACAAGGGAAGATGTAAAAACCATAAAGGACTTTTTGGACTACCTTTCAAGGAAAACGGGCTTTAGCTTTAGTCCAGTCTTTGCGAGGTCCTACGATGAAATGGATTTTTATCTTTTCAACGGAAAGGTTGATTTGGCTTACATCTGCGGTGCTCCATATGTGGAAGGGCACAAAAAATACGGTTATTACCTCGTCGCGGTCCCACTTACCTCCGATGGTCCCTACTACTATTCCTATGTTATAACCAAAAAAGACAGATCTTATCGGTCAATCCTTGATTTTGAAGGAAAACCTTACGCCTTTTCGGACCCAAAGTCCAACTCAGGTTCCGTTGCCCCCACTTACTTTCTTCTGAAAAACGGATACTCTCCCACTGAGTTTTTTAAACCCTTGATATACACTTACTCCCATTACGAGTCTATAATGGCGGTCTATAAGGGATTTGTGGAGGGTGCCAGCGTAGATAGCATAGTCTATGAACATACCAGTTTAGTGGCACCGTATATCACCAACAAGCTTAAAGTTATCCAGAAGTTTGGACCCTTCCCGGCCACACCTATTGTAGCAAGCAAAAGACTGGACCCAAATATAGTAAAAGTGGTAAAGAGAACCCTTTTAGAGATGCATCAGGATGAGGAGGGAAGGAAAATCCTAAAGAATATGGGCATATTGGGCTTTACCTACCTTGAGCCAAAACATTACGAAACCATAGCCCATATGATAAGCTACATAAAGAAAATTAGATGA
- a CDS encoding sensor histidine kinase: MKAFAERLRKASIGLKLSLTFVFVIALCSLPMSLLTINYLSNKLKQHVMNTIEESVQSQKDELIELILMENYWRAFNKIEALSQIPGVKEVVLVDANNRVIASSKPEEKVVGRYFSSSTDYLKIPIESYSYTIGYLYYQIKREYIEGIVSPLRFITLAFTFFFTLVGVLLGVFVSLRINERLRQVREMIEEFKRGGMPTKKDFWERDELTELADFVHKSLSDLKGIFSNLEFARNFYESLFNTLQEIVLILDEAGTIYFCNKAVENYGFSVESLLGRKVGVLLGGPRERREVRESIRQKGTYTGVVKLRNKKGEESYALAVLVPWVDAFIFTLKDITELKRSEELVKRMEVFSLLGEMSAYLAHELKNAILPLKLLSEVSEWNEDDIKVVRASIERVDKIVSSFLQFARPVEEKKREFSSWQLVEDVLKIYEPAIKKKDIDLVLDVMDFKLYTNKTALEIILSNLLKNAIEAVDEKGRIEVSLRKDGEKTILMVKDNGHGIPKKHIKKVFDPFFSTKRDSTGLGLSTVARYVQMLEGKLSVFSEEGKGSTFLVEVKA, encoded by the coding sequence ATGAAGGCTTTTGCTGAAAGGCTCAGAAAAGCCAGCATAGGACTAAAACTTTCCCTCACTTTTGTTTTTGTAATCGCCCTCTGTTCTCTACCTATGTCTTTGCTAACCATAAACTATCTGAGCAACAAACTAAAACAGCATGTGATGAACACCATTGAAGAGTCTGTACAATCTCAAAAGGATGAACTCATAGAGCTTATCCTTATGGAAAACTACTGGAGAGCCTTTAACAAAATTGAAGCCCTCTCTCAAATACCAGGTGTAAAGGAGGTGGTCCTTGTGGATGCCAACAACCGCGTAATCGCTTCTTCAAAACCAGAGGAGAAGGTAGTGGGAAGATACTTTTCTAGCAGCACAGATTACCTAAAAATCCCCATAGAAAGCTATTCATACACTATAGGCTATCTCTACTATCAGATCAAAAGGGAATACATAGAGGGTATCGTATCTCCCCTTAGGTTTATTACCTTGGCTTTTACTTTCTTCTTTACCCTTGTGGGCGTGCTCTTGGGAGTGTTTGTTTCCCTTAGAATAAATGAAAGGCTAAGGCAGGTGAGGGAAATGATAGAGGAGTTTAAAAGGGGAGGTATGCCCACCAAGAAGGATTTTTGGGAGAGGGATGAGTTAACCGAGTTGGCAGACTTTGTGCATAAAAGCTTGAGCGACCTTAAGGGTATCTTTTCCAACTTGGAGTTTGCAAGAAACTTTTATGAGAGCCTGTTTAACACCCTACAGGAGATCGTTCTAATATTAGATGAGGCGGGAACCATATACTTTTGCAACAAGGCAGTAGAGAACTATGGCTTTTCAGTGGAGAGCCTGCTTGGAAGAAAGGTGGGAGTGCTTTTGGGAGGACCGAGGGAAAGAAGAGAGGTAAGGGAGAGCATAAGGCAGAAAGGAACCTACACGGGCGTGGTAAAGCTCAGAAACAAGAAAGGGGAAGAGAGCTACGCCTTGGCGGTCTTGGTGCCTTGGGTGGATGCCTTTATCTTTACCCTAAAGGATATAACGGAGCTAAAAAGGTCCGAGGAGTTGGTAAAGAGGATGGAGGTTTTTTCCTTGCTTGGGGAGATGAGCGCCTACCTCGCCCATGAACTAAAAAATGCCATCCTCCCTCTGAAGCTTTTATCTGAAGTAAGCGAATGGAACGAGGACGATATAAAGGTGGTTAGGGCTTCAATAGAGAGGGTTGATAAAATAGTGAGTAGCTTTTTACAGTTTGCCAGACCTGTAGAGGAGAAAAAAAGAGAGTTTAGCTCCTGGCAGTTGGTGGAGGATGTGTTAAAGATCTACGAGCCCGCCATAAAGAAGAAGGACATAGACTTGGTTTTGGATGTGATGGACTTTAAACTATACACCAACAAAACCGCTTTGGAGATCATCCTCAGCAACCTACTCAAAAACGCCATAGAGGCAGTAGATGAAAAAGGTAGGATAGAAGTTTCCCTCAGGAAAGACGGAGAAAAGACAATCCTTATGGTAAAGGACAACGGGCACGGGATACCCAAAAAGCACATAAAGAAAGTCTTTGATCCCTTCTTTAGCACAAAGCGGGACAGCACTGGGCTTGGTCTTTCTACGGTAGCCAGGTATGTGCAAATGCTTGAGGGAAAGCTGAGCGTTTTCTCCGAGGAAGGAAAAGGTTCTACCTTTTTAGTGGAGGTGAAGGCATGA
- a CDS encoding sigma-54-dependent transcriptional regulator, with amino-acid sequence MRVIVVDDDFGVLHSIKRVLSSKGFEVVALQSPEGLEEYLPESNLLLMDIRLEGERGTDVVEKLRAKGFNIPVIFITAYADADAVVNASRLGAVDVLKKPFSSQELLQAVKNALEFVPKLEPSYSRELKVIGSSRAMFEVFKKVGLACQNDLNVLITGETGVGKEVVAKLIHENSPRREGPFVILHCPAIPWDLFEAELFGYVKGAFTGALVDKKGKAKLAEGGTLFLDEIGDLPYKLQAKLLAFVERKSFFPLGSSKEEKANVRLIFATNRDLKKMVEEGKFREDLYHRISQLEIHVPPLRERKEDIKPLVEYFVALANAELGTSVEGVEEQALRKLMDYSFPGNVRELKNLVYKAVLETRFGRIKDFALQEEKKHSSFEKALELLLDAVPEEELPNLLERVELYLIKKLLERYSGNKSKVASLLGISRNTLESRLRNLK; translated from the coding sequence ATGAGAGTTATAGTGGTGGATGATGATTTTGGGGTTTTGCATTCTATAAAAAGGGTCCTCAGTTCAAAGGGCTTTGAGGTGGTTGCCCTGCAGTCCCCGGAGGGCTTGGAGGAGTATCTGCCAGAGAGCAACCTACTTTTGATGGATATAAGGTTGGAGGGTGAGAGGGGGACGGATGTGGTGGAGAAACTGAGGGCAAAGGGTTTTAACATTCCGGTGATCTTTATAACCGCCTATGCGGATGCGGACGCGGTGGTAAATGCCTCAAGGCTTGGTGCGGTAGATGTATTAAAAAAGCCCTTTAGTAGCCAAGAGCTTTTGCAGGCGGTAAAAAACGCCCTGGAGTTTGTTCCAAAGCTTGAGCCCTCTTACAGCAGGGAATTAAAGGTAATTGGCTCCTCAAGGGCTATGTTTGAGGTGTTCAAAAAGGTGGGCTTAGCCTGTCAAAATGATCTGAATGTTTTGATAACAGGAGAGACGGGGGTAGGAAAGGAAGTTGTTGCCAAACTCATCCATGAAAACTCTCCGAGGAGAGAGGGACCCTTTGTAATACTGCACTGCCCAGCCATACCCTGGGACCTCTTTGAGGCAGAGCTCTTTGGTTATGTGAAGGGAGCCTTTACGGGCGCATTGGTGGATAAAAAGGGAAAGGCTAAGTTGGCGGAGGGCGGAACGCTATTTTTGGATGAGATAGGGGATTTACCCTACAAGCTCCAAGCCAAGCTTTTGGCTTTTGTGGAAAGAAAGAGCTTTTTCCCCTTGGGTAGCTCAAAGGAGGAGAAGGCAAATGTAAGGCTCATCTTTGCCACCAACAGGGACCTAAAAAAGATGGTGGAAGAGGGAAAATTCAGAGAGGACCTATACCACAGAATAAGCCAGTTGGAAATACACGTGCCACCACTCAGAGAAAGAAAAGAGGACATAAAACCCTTGGTGGAATACTTTGTAGCCCTTGCCAACGCCGAGTTGGGAACGAGCGTGGAGGGAGTGGAGGAGCAGGCACTAAGAAAACTCATGGACTATTCCTTTCCGGGGAATGTTAGGGAGCTAAAAAACTTAGTCTATAAGGCAGTGCTTGAAACAAGGTTTGGAAGGATAAAGGACTTTGCCCTTCAGGAGGAAAAAAAACATTCTTCTTTTGAGAAAGCTTTGGAGCTTTTGCTTGATGCGGTGCCAGAGGAGGAACTTCCAAACCTCCTTGAGAGGGTGGAGCTATACCTTATAAAAAAGCTTCTTGAAAGATACTCAGGGAACAAATCCAAAGTGGCGAGCCTTTTGGGAATATCCAGAAACACCCTGGAAAGCAGACTAAGAAACCTCAAGTAA
- a CDS encoding arsenate reductase (azurin) small subunit, with protein sequence MFMTKISRRTFIGGSAMMGALLTSPELVKALTSQPYPRVKVANIRNLRVGEPVSFNYPDEHSPAVLIKLGERAYGGVGPDGDIVAFSSLCTHMGCPVSYSKKRFVCACHYSMFDPAKNGQTYQGHASEWLPQIILRFEPSTGDIYAEGVEGLIWGRVRNVLKATKTTKK encoded by the coding sequence ATGTTTATGACTAAGATTTCCAGAAGGACCTTCATAGGGGGGAGCGCAATGATGGGCGCTCTCTTGACCTCGCCGGAGCTGGTGAAGGCCCTTACGAGCCAGCCCTACCCAAGGGTAAAGGTGGCAAACATCAGGAACCTGAGGGTAGGCGAGCCTGTTAGCTTTAACTACCCAGATGAGCACTCTCCCGCAGTGCTCATCAAGCTTGGAGAAAGGGCTTATGGCGGTGTGGGACCGGATGGGGATATAGTGGCATTCTCTTCCCTATGCACCCACATGGGCTGTCCTGTTAGCTATTCCAAAAAGCGGTTTGTGTGTGCGTGCCACTACTCTATGTTTGATCCCGCAAAGAACGGACAGACCTATCAAGGGCACGCTTCTGAATGGCTCCCTCAGATAATCTTACGCTTTGAGCCAAGCACAGGAGACATATACGCGGAGGGAGTGGAAGGGCTTATTTGGGGAAGAGTTAGAAATGTTTTGAAAGCTACAAAAACTACCAAAAAATAA
- a CDS encoding arsenate reductase (azurin) large subunit, with translation MALFPRMDRIPIPPKDAQKFVTVCQYCNVGCGYYVYRWPIGKEGGLKPEENALGIDFTKQGVALQTQSITETMYNVVKGEDGKLYNILILPAKDSPINRGNYSIRGGTNAQAAYSPTKPTRNRLHYPLIRVGDQFMPVSWDEAIDLIARVVKGVKDKWGPDSIAMKIHDHGNSGAGFEDNWAVGKFFFVAVGTRMLSIHNRPAYNSEVWGQRERGTHELNYTYEDARLADTIVLWGANSFETASVFYTEHMLPNLQGATIEEKKKEYLKGEPAEPARMIIVDPRRTASVTVAEAVAPDRVLHLRPNLGTDYVLANAIARAVWEKGWWDKEFVEKRTDLKTFEDYKKKSLMLDVPYDEFMSRVERLTGVKRADIEKAAEWIAKPKAGGFRRRTLIIYEKGVIWGYKNYDTIAAIAQLAALTGNYGKPGTGCGRQGGHQEGYVRPHSKSRAKLVGSIYAGGPPPNIDEYVKNDPRAKVYFVAGTDPYLSTPNSQAYKKRVHERTLALTRYLSEQAKLAGEPSGSEERAKRILEGLEKTDGLFMVVINMYEIETARDAHVILPAAGWGETPTTHINCNSRLLRIADQFMAPPGEAKPDWWIWGRIATRMKELYEAEGNREEAKYCAGMDWKSAEEVFLDGASEFPNNRVSEADEAMLPAECYKGVTYEYLRKVGQKGIQTPVRIDPKTGELVGTKRRYVHKFGTPDGKFKWYGTDPWDPDPMKFYPPQITKYFKDGNDKKFPFWFTNGRSQIIWQTGYNDRYLPEKVYTIPLPYIEMNPEDAKRLGIKSGDIVEVYNLEGNAIALVYVNDAPPPGTIYGIMYHWKGSLNHLTTDYTDPKTTIPWYKASRVAVRKLKGNLQDVLKNTSLLPINDFKT, from the coding sequence ATGGCGCTGTTTCCAAGAATGGACCGCATACCAATACCACCAAAGGATGCCCAAAAATTTGTCACCGTCTGCCAATACTGTAATGTGGGCTGTGGCTACTATGTCTACAGGTGGCCTATAGGCAAGGAGGGTGGTCTAAAGCCCGAGGAGAACGCCCTGGGTATAGACTTCACCAAGCAGGGAGTAGCCCTGCAAACCCAATCAATAACTGAAACTATGTACAATGTAGTAAAGGGTGAAGACGGCAAGCTTTACAACATACTCATACTGCCCGCGAAGGACTCGCCCATAAACAGAGGAAACTACTCCATAAGGGGTGGAACCAACGCACAGGCAGCCTATTCACCCACAAAGCCCACCAGAAACAGGCTACACTATCCTCTGATAAGGGTTGGTGATCAGTTTATGCCCGTTAGCTGGGATGAAGCCATAGACCTTATCGCAAGGGTAGTGAAGGGCGTCAAGGACAAATGGGGACCGGACTCTATAGCGATGAAGATCCACGACCATGGAAACTCTGGCGCTGGCTTTGAGGACAACTGGGCGGTAGGAAAGTTCTTCTTCGTAGCTGTGGGCACCAGAATGCTCTCTATTCACAACAGACCCGCCTATAACTCCGAGGTCTGGGGGCAAAGGGAAAGGGGAACCCACGAGCTTAACTACACCTACGAGGACGCAAGGCTCGCGGACACCATCGTGCTTTGGGGTGCTAACTCCTTTGAAACCGCATCTGTCTTCTACACAGAGCACATGCTACCAAACCTCCAAGGTGCAACCATAGAGGAAAAGAAGAAAGAGTATCTGAAGGGAGAGCCCGCAGAACCCGCAAGGATGATCATCGTGGACCCCAGGAGAACTGCCAGCGTAACGGTTGCTGAAGCAGTGGCACCCGATAGGGTCCTCCACCTTAGACCAAACCTTGGAACAGACTATGTGCTTGCCAACGCCATAGCAAGGGCTGTCTGGGAAAAGGGATGGTGGGACAAAGAGTTTGTGGAAAAGAGAACAGATCTGAAAACCTTTGAAGATTACAAGAAGAAATCCCTAATGCTTGATGTCCCTTACGATGAGTTTATGAGCAGGGTGGAAAGGCTAACGGGCGTCAAAAGGGCAGACATAGAAAAGGCAGCGGAGTGGATCGCCAAGCCCAAAGCAGGAGGTTTTAGAAGGAGAACTCTTATCATATACGAAAAGGGTGTAATATGGGGCTATAAGAACTACGACACCATTGCAGCCATTGCCCAACTAGCTGCACTTACTGGAAACTACGGAAAGCCCGGCACAGGCTGTGGAAGGCAGGGCGGACACCAAGAAGGCTATGTAAGACCTCACAGCAAATCCAGGGCAAAACTTGTGGGCTCCATATACGCAGGAGGACCACCACCCAACATAGACGAGTATGTAAAGAACGACCCAAGGGCGAAGGTTTATTTCGTGGCTGGAACAGACCCGTATCTCTCCACACCAAACTCTCAAGCCTATAAGAAGAGGGTGCACGAAAGGACGCTTGCGCTTACAAGATATCTCTCTGAACAGGCAAAGCTGGCAGGAGAGCCCTCCGGCTCTGAGGAGAGGGCAAAGAGGATCCTTGAAGGTCTTGAAAAGACGGACGGTCTGTTCATGGTGGTTATAAACATGTATGAGATTGAAACCGCAAGGGATGCCCACGTCATACTACCCGCAGCGGGCTGGGGAGAAACACCTACCACCCACATAAACTGCAACAGCAGGCTTCTCAGGATCGCAGACCAATTTATGGCACCTCCCGGAGAGGCTAAGCCCGACTGGTGGATTTGGGGAAGGATAGCTACCAGGATGAAGGAACTATACGAGGCGGAAGGAAACCGCGAAGAGGCCAAATACTGTGCGGGTATGGACTGGAAGAGTGCGGAGGAAGTATTCTTGGACGGAGCAAGTGAGTTTCCGAACAACAGGGTCTCGGAGGCAGACGAGGCAATGCTACCCGCAGAGTGCTACAAAGGTGTGACCTACGAATATCTCAGAAAGGTAGGACAAAAGGGCATACAGACTCCCGTTCGCATAGACCCCAAGACGGGAGAGCTTGTGGGCACAAAGAGAAGGTATGTGCACAAGTTTGGCACACCGGATGGTAAGTTCAAGTGGTATGGCACAGACCCATGGGATCCCGACCCCATGAAGTTCTACCCACCCCAGATTACCAAATACTTCAAAGATGGAAATGATAAGAAATTCCCCTTCTGGTTTACCAACGGAAGATCACAGATAATTTGGCAAACGGGCTACAACGACAGGTATCTGCCTGAGAAGGTCTATACCATACCCTTGCCCTACATAGAGATGAACCCGGAAGACGCCAAAAGGCTTGGAATTAAGAGCGGAGATATTGTAGAGGTATATAACTTGGAGGGCAACGCCATAGCCCTTGTGTATGTGAACGACGCACCTCCTCCCGGAACGATATACGGCATAATGTATCACTGGAAGGGTTCCCTCAATCACCTTACCACCGACTACACAGACCCCAAAACCACCATACCCTGGTATAAGGCTTCAAGGGTGGCAGTAAGAAAGCTAAAGGGTAACCTGCAGGATGTGCTCAAGAACACCTCCCTACTGCCCATAAACGACTTCAAAACCTAA
- a CDS encoding FAD-dependent oxidoreductase produces MIKHFDVVVVGSGPGGFTSALILARQGFKTALVEREKLGGTCLQRGCIPKEGMYQIARSAHFLKKRLGVSVPLDFEKALLKVRERINKIEENAKFLLKKEGIVLVEGSAKLVDEKVIKVGRNTYLKADHIILACGSRQKEAGVSAEDLLTGKVKPKGKILIEGSGATACELSFILSVFGFEVFLKVEGRLLKDYPVEEEFVEKLERELEMCGVKFTTTNEDADLLVKATGRVPNLCEEEFPFLERDEEGYVKVSPYMRTNLQNVYAVGDITKPMGASHAIAKAKSACQCIMGCPQPYRPELVPVVICSALELGFVGSMKEGRRIVKTLNANTKSFVNGWNGMISIIVDEEERLSYSSMLGECVSEPMNIASAIIGSALWDQFFFSNNYTHPSICESFSDLSLEFMFNLLNL; encoded by the coding sequence ATGATAAAGCACTTTGATGTGGTTGTGGTGGGCAGTGGTCCGGGTGGTTTCACCAGCGCCTTGATCCTTGCAAGACAGGGTTTTAAAACAGCACTTGTAGAAAGGGAAAAACTGGGTGGTACTTGCCTTCAGAGGGGTTGCATACCAAAGGAGGGTATGTATCAGATCGCGCGCTCCGCTCACTTTCTAAAAAAGCGTCTAGGAGTTTCTGTCCCTTTGGATTTTGAAAAGGCCCTCCTTAAGGTTAGAGAAAGGATAAATAAGATAGAAGAAAACGCAAAGTTTTTACTCAAAAAGGAGGGTATTGTCCTTGTGGAGGGTTCCGCAAAGCTTGTGGATGAAAAGGTCATCAAGGTTGGGAGAAACACTTACCTTAAAGCAGACCACATTATTTTAGCCTGCGGTTCAAGACAAAAAGAGGCTGGCGTAAGCGCGGAGGACCTTCTAACGGGCAAAGTTAAGCCAAAAGGAAAGATCCTCATTGAGGGCTCTGGTGCTACCGCCTGCGAGCTGTCTTTTATACTCTCCGTCTTCGGCTTTGAAGTGTTCTTAAAGGTGGAGGGGAGGCTTTTGAAAGATTATCCAGTGGAAGAAGAATTCGTTGAAAAGCTTGAAAGGGAGTTGGAGATGTGCGGTGTAAAATTCACCACAACCAACGAAGACGCAGACCTTCTTGTAAAGGCAACCGGTAGGGTCCCAAACCTCTGTGAGGAGGAATTTCCCTTCCTTGAGAGGGACGAGGAGGGTTATGTAAAGGTTTCACCTTACATGAGAACGAACCTTCAAAATGTTTATGCGGTGGGAGACATAACAAAGCCTATGGGTGCATCCCATGCCATAGCCAAGGCAAAGAGTGCCTGTCAGTGTATAATGGGATGTCCGCAACCCTACAGACCGGAGCTGGTGCCCGTAGTAATATGCTCTGCATTGGAATTGGGCTTTGTGGGAAGTATGAAGGAAGGCAGGAGAATAGTTAAGACCTTAAACGCCAACACAAAGAGCTTTGTGAACGGATGGAACGGTATGATCAGCATTATTGTGGACGAAGAAGAAAGGCTCTCTTACTCTTCTATGTTAGGTGAGTGCGTAAGCGAGCCCATGAACATAGCCTCTGCCATTATCGGAAGTGCCCTCTGGGACCAGTTCTTCTTTTCCAACAACTACACACACCCCTCCATCTGCGAATCCTTCTCCGACCTGAGCTTGGAGTTTATGTTCAATTTGCTAAACCTTTGA